The window TTTATTACTAAAAAGCTTCATTTGCAGATCCTTTGACGATACCGTTATTGTGAAAAGCCGCCATAACTAAGAAATTTATCGGTATCCTTTGACAATCTATTTTCCCGGGTTCCTTTATCGACACCAACATTGAAAAACAATTTATTATTACTGGTCTTGTTATATTCGGGTAAAACAATATCTCTGTTTGAGGCTACAGGTTTCACCAGATTAACCGTGGCAAATATAACTAATTCCGTCTTTTCCCGTTGCGTGTTGGAGTTACGCGCCAGGGCGCCAAGAATTGGGATATCGCCAATGAATGGAACCTTGCCGAGAGTCTCGTAATCTTTTTCCGTCAACAACCCGCCGATCGCAAAACTGTCGCCATCTGCGAGTTCGATCGTTGAGCTTGAGCGACGGGTGGTCAGCGTCGGGATACTGTATGCGTTAAAAGAGTAGGCGCCAGAAATACTGCTGATTTCATTAGATAATGACAGCTTTATTTTACTCTTTTTCTCAACCTTGGCGGCAATGCTCAGTTTGATACCGTACTCTTTATAAGTCACGGTTGTGCCTTCGTTATCGCTGTTTTTGCTCAGGATGGGGATTTCACCACCCACCAGAAAATCTGCGGTTTCGCCAGATAACACCGTCAGGTTAGGTTGTGCCATGATTCTGGCCACGGAGTCATTCTGAATAGCATTGATGACCGTACTGATATTTTTTGCATCAAACCCTCCTTTAAACCCCAGCAGGTTAAAGGTTCCGGGATTGTTAATGCTTGCGCCACCGTTGACAATACTGCTTAATGTCAGGCTGCTCCAGTCAATACCGAGCGCATCCGTAAACGTTTTGCTGACTTCAACAACCGTTAAATGGACGTTGACCTGATTGGAAGCCACAAGCTGCATCTTATTTATTACATTGGCATATTTTTTCTTTTCAATCAGATCGGTATTAATTTTAGAATCAACCACCCTCTTGTTAGCAGATTTATTATCTTTCTCTTCACCGCCACTACTATTAACAATCGAGCCGACAAGCTGATAGATAGCATCCATACTCTCTTCATCGGTAACTGAACCATTAATGATATAAACCACCTTATCCGCCGCCGTAG is drawn from Citrobacter rodentium NBRC 105723 = DSM 16636 and contains these coding sequences:
- a CDS encoding type II and III secretion system protein family protein, with protein sequence MFTATNNSRHVLTMLSHLLLTAVLLSFSLPAAAGALYMKHGQSRNFHFTGDLDTIFISDPRVADYKVVNNKNIIVYAKNTGTTDLIVYGRNNTVLLKHSISVDPFLSDINQRVARLFPGNSIEVTRFMGGATAADKVVYIINGSVTDEESMDAIYQLVGSIVNSSGGEEKDNKSANKRVVDSKINTDLIEKKKYANVINKMQLVASNQVNVHLTVVEVSKTFTDALGIDWSSLTLSSIVNGGASINNPGTFNLLGFKGGFDAKNISTVINAIQNDSVARIMAQPNLTVLSGETADFLVGGEIPILSKNSDNEGTTVTYKEYGIKLSIAAKVEKKSKIKLSLSNEISSISGAYSFNAYSIPTLTTRRSSSTIELADGDSFAIGGLLTEKDYETLGKVPFIGDIPILGALARNSNTQREKTELVIFATVNLVKPVASNRDIVLPEYNKTSNNKLFFNVGVDKGTRENRLSKDTDKFLSYGGFSQ